The window caAAATccctttaaaatgcagatggaccggcaatggatgtataaTTCTAACCGACGTTCTAACGAATTCATTgaaggcctgcattattttttgtctgtggctgaggcaaacaagcagaatggttttatgtgctgcctgTGCGTTAATTGCaagaataacaaggattactcctcttcaagaatcctacacagctaCATTTCgtaaatggtttcatggagaagtatgtttgttggacgaaacATGGAGAAAatggggttaccatggaagacaatgaagaagaagatttggaCGATCACTTTCCCAGGAATGCTGGATTCGGTGCATTTTGATGACGacattcccatggaagagcccgaagcaGATATAGCAGAAGATGATCCCGGCgatgatctggggcaggcactgCACAATGTGCGGGCAGACTATGAGAGTGAAAAGGAggggttgaagttccagaagatgTTAGAGGACTACCggaagttgttgtacccaggcTGCGAAGATGGATTGAAGAAGCTTGGCACCACCCTAGAGTTGCTGCAAtagaaggcgacaaatggtctATCCGAtaaagggatttggtgaattactgaaacttgttaaaaaaaatacttCCTAAGGATAACGAATTGCataccacaacgtatgaagccaaacaacttgtttgccctctaggattggaagtgcagaagatacatgcatgccccaacgactgcatcctctagcgaggcgagtacaagaatttggatgcatgccccgtatgcagtgcattgcgttacaagatcagaaaagatgatcctggcgaTATCGAGGGGGAGCGTCCCGGGAAGAGAGTTGCTGCCAAGGTCATGTGGtactcgcctataataccactgttgaagcgtctgtttaggaataaagataatgctaagttgatgcgatgccACAAAGAGGATCGCAAGCAAGACTCGATGCTGAGACACCCCGTTGATGGGTcgcgcagtggagaaaaatagatagaacctaccctgaatttgaattggatgcaagaaacataaggttcggtttgaatatagatggcatgaatccttttggtgagatgagcagtggccATAGCACTTTGCTTGTGATTCTTTgaatgtacaatcttccaccatggctctgcatgaaacgaaagttcatcatgatgccagtgcttatcccgggcccaaagcagcccggaaatgacattgatgtgtacctaagaccattggtcgaagaactcttattgctctggcgcgatgaaggtgtacagatgtgggatgaatacaaacaagaagacttcaacctacgagcattgctgttcgtaacgatcaatgactggcctgctcttagtaacttgtcaggacattcgaacaaagGGATATAGAGCATGCACACACTATTTAGATGATAccaataatatatggttgactcactgtaagaaggttgtatacatgggtcatcgtcggtttcttcccatcaggcatccgGTTCGAAAGAAGgacaagcatttcaaaggacaagcggaccaccgaacaaagccgatgcaccgtagtggcaAGGACATCTTtgacatggtaaaagatctagaagttgtttttggatAGGGACCTGggagccaacctgttccgaacaaaaaacgaatggcgcccatgtggaagaagaagtctattttttgggagctaccatattgggaagtcttagatgttcgtcatgcaattgacatgatgcacctcacgaaaaATCTTTGTGTCAACCTGAAAGCATTCTTGGGTgtttacggaaagacaaaagatacactagaagcacgtcaagaattgcaacgtatggaagaatgagatgccttacatccataacaccgagataatggacgagagtacttaagtcctgccagctatactcttagcaaagaagagaaggaaagcatgtttgactgcttgagcagtatcaAGTTTCCATCTGGATACTTGTCTAATATAAAAGGaacttaaatttggcagagaagaaattaacAAATCTAAAGTCCCTTGACTGCcacgtgcttatgaccgaacttcttccggttgtgctgcgggagATTCTGCCTGacaacgtccggttaaccatcgtgaagctatgtgccttccttaacacagtttctcagaaggcaattgACCCTGACAAactgataaagctgcaaaacgatgtggtgcaatgccttgttggctttgagctgatatttccaccctctttcttcaacatcatgacacatcttctagtgcatcTTGTGAAATAGATTGATATCCTCGAACCAGTATTCCTACACAACATATTCCCATTCCAAAAAGTTCATGGGAGTACTAAAGAAATGTGCTCGTAATCGAGCTCGtgcagaaggaagcatcgctagTGCCTACGGAattgaggaggtcattgacttttgtgttgaattTATTGCTGACCTTAAATCGATTGtggtccctgaatcgcgatatgaggggagactaaatggaaagaGTACATTATGAAAGAAATCATATGTCTGCTCATATGATTTCTCATTtaagaaagcgcattatgcggttcttcaacaatcatccttggtggacccgtatatcgaggaacacaagaagatTCTGCTCTCCGAAATCCcgaaaaagtctgaggcatggattacacgtgagcacatgaatatttttGGCAGCTGGTTGCgaaagcatctaatgcataacttggatataagtgaacaactgttcttattggctaggggaccatcttggaatatcttaacataccaagggtacgagataaatggaaataCATTTTATATGATAgtccaagataaaaagagtaccaaccaaaatagCAGTGTCCGTATTGATGCCATGAAcaataatgaaaaaaaaggacacatattacggctacattgaagagatatgggagctggattacggtcccaattttaagatgcctctatttcgttgccaatgggttaagctatctggaggaggggtaacaaaagatgagtatgagatgacaatagttgatctcaacaatcttgggtatagagacgagccgttTGACCTAGCCCaagatgtcgctcaggttttctacgttAAGGACATGTgtagcaagccaaagaaggggataaacaagcaaaagtatgagtctaagcgacacatagttctatcagggaagagaaacaatgttggagtggaggataagatagacttgtcagaagaatataataactttgttgccattccacctttcgaagtaaatgccgatccatgcatcctgctagccaatgatgatgctccatacttgcgccgtgatcataatcaagggacattagtgaagagaaagtctgttaccatACAGTAGTTGCTGATCAttgatgtacttgaatcattttatattattctaTAAAAAGGTAATGGCAAtttgaatacttttattatatatgtactgtaccattatcctttatgtgttatatatatattatttttttatatttttcacttaattatcaGACTCATATAATTTTCATACAATGATAtcgattactcaactaattatatttatttcataAAATTACATTCATATTAACatactatactctctcactaacacacacaatctcactaacacacactctcacaaactcacacactacttaTTACTCCCATGAAATggcttaattttatgtaaaactcactttttaaacgttaatatcgtgatagaatccattttctgtcgaaaagcaatagtttgaaaaaatttattCACCTAAtacatttttgcatggtcaaaataaaaaatataatatgaacaaatttatatatttcgttgacccattcacttgaatgaaaattaaacaTTTTCGTTGTGTATATCAAGTCTATATACAATaaaaaattttgttccataatttttggatccataatttttttagtcaattaacaaatgaaagcctattttaaaagagaagtaaaaagaaacaaatgaaaaagagaaagatttgGCGGGAAGGAGAGAAAATGTgcccctttttgtcccgggtggtagatccacccgggactaaaggtgggccgcgggctgggaatttccCGGCCAGCCAAAAAaataccttttgtcccggtaaagccacgacccgggacaaaatgccCTTTAGTCGCGGGTGGTGGCTttacccgggacaaaaggcccccctttttgtcccgggtcgtcacccgggacaaaagccccccatatatctcccttcttcctcccccgtCCCCAACACTGGTGATTTTCTTGATCTGCaccgcgtcgccgtcgtcccctgctcccaccgcgcctcttcctcgccgccgccgccgacctccgccgccccACCGCGTCGTCGGTCCTGAGCTCCGCCGTCCCCGAGCACCGTCAATGTCCCCCATCCcgaccccgagcgccgcccgagctccaccgccccgagcgccgtcgtcctccTTCTCCCCTCGCGTCGCTTGCGCCATCGTCCACCGTCGCGCGCCACTCGCGCCGTTGTCCACAGCCGCGCGCCGCTCgagccgtcgtcgtcctcctctgaGCAAGGTCCCGGCCGCCATCGTCCTCCTCTGAGCGAGGTCCcggccgtcgtcgtcctcctcgtcgcgccGTACGTGCGGGCTGTGCCGCCGTGCGCCCAGCCGTGCACCGCCGGCACCGCCCGCATCCCTAACGaccttatttttttaactgcaaTTTTGTTTAACTAAAATTTGATTAACTGCAATTTTTTACTGAAATTTGATTAACTGAATATTTATGTATATGAAATTTGATTAGCTGAATATGTATGTGTATGAAATTTGATTAACTGAATATATATGTGTACGAAATTTGATTAACTGAATATGTATGCGTACGAAATTTGATTAACTGAATATGTGTGTGTATGAAATTTGATTAACGGATTTTTTAACTGAAATTTGATTAACTGAATATGTATGTGTATAACATATGTGTATAACATATGTATGTGTATGACATGTGTACTGAGCACTAAATTGATttgtccatcgatcggtacttagttaAATTATTGATAGAGTATTTCGTATAttgaatatttcatgtatatttcttgaattacttagagaatatttctcgactccgtccatcgatcggtacttagtgaaattatcgatagaatattttatgtatattttttgaattacttagagaatatttctcgacctcgtccattGATCGGTACTTAGTAAATTATTgatagaatatttcatatatagaatatttcatgtatattttttaaattacttaaaaaatatttttgaccTCGTCCTTCAATCAGTACTtagttttttttgaacaaataaCCCTGGACGAGTATATTTCTATTAATATAATATTAATAGTAGAACGTCGAACGCTCGGCAGGCCTGACGCTCGGTCGGTAAAAGTATCTCATACCCAACCCGGACCTGAAAAAACAATTGAATTTGCTGGAGGGGGATCTTACATCCGCCCGTCCCGTGCGAAGTCACATGTCCGAACCCACACATTCGCTTGTCCCCCGTCCCCGTCACTCTGGTCCTCGAGTTCCGTGCGGACCCCGGAACCCtagccgggcgccgccgccaccgcaggcCAGCGAGGGCCGCCGTCTCCCACCCCTTGCTCGCCCCCTCCCGCGTGGATCCGAGTCCCGCCCCTTCCTCGCCCCTgactcccgccgccggccagcgagCGCAGCCCTCGCGCGAGGCCGCCGTGCTTGCGCGTCGCGAGGGGCCAGCCAGGGCAGCCGCGCCGAGGGCACCGCTCGGCCAAGGCACCCCCTCCCTCGCTCGTTCCAGGCTTCCAGCCCAGCGGCTAGCGAGCGCCGCCCTCGCTCGTCCGCTCGCCCCTCCGAGCCGACGCGGGGATGGACGCCGTGCAGCGGCGGCTCATGTTCGAGGATGAGTGAGTTCCCTTCATCCCCCCTATCTTGTCAATTTTACTAGTTGCGCGACACAGCCACGCACAGATCTGCAGGCACCTTCACCGGATCTACCTATCTCCAACCTTGCTGGGTCAACACAGCCTCCAAGCTCATCACCTTAAGCGCCAATCAATTCCTGTGAAGAGGTGAGCAGGACCGGTGGCTTTGCCCTTCCGCAGGATCTGTATAGGTAGTGATTTATTTGTGCAACTCCACATTTTTCCACTGTCAAGATTTTGTCCTAGGGATTTGGTAATTTGCAGATGTATTTTTTCCATCCTAGATATTTTTTCAGTCCAGCCTTTCATGCAATATATCTTTATATAAGTTAGCATCTTTCAGCCTTTACTGCTGCTTTAACCTTTTCAGTTCCCGACTTCCTGTGTTATGGTACAGAGATATAGATAAAAGtatattgtaataaataaattaataatCTGCACAATGCCTATGCAACCCATGATTCTGAAACCCAATTTGGATCAGAATCAGATGATCTTCAGATCTGTTTCTTTTTATCTTCTTAGTTTCCTGGCATGTTTCTGATTCTAACAATACAAATGCATGAATGGTTGCCGAATGCAGAATGCAACTTTGAGTGCCACATTATTACAGTGCTTATAAGTAGTGCTTTCTTGTGTTATTAGTTAAGCCACATTTGTGTTGTTTTATTGTTTTTTGTACAGGGCACTGAGGAAGGCCTGATACTGGATGGAGAAGCTTTCGTTACGGATAGGCTATGAACTGGAAGATGCTCCACAGGTAGAGGAGAAAAAAGGATGTCCTATTTGTGTGATATATGGTCTTATGCTGCATAGATAATGACTAGTAAATATGAAAAGTAGTCAGATTTAGTGCATAATATGGTGATGATTTACAAAGTTGTCCTCTTTTATGTGTCTATAGTAAAATGCCAGTTTCTATATGTATGTCTTCTAACTGATTGTACTTTTCATTTCTAGGTGCTTAATTTCTGATTGTGTTATTTTTGATTTGATGGTTGCAGCATCAGGTGGCTGCCGGCCAATAGCTAGCATTCCCATCTCCATGGCTCCCTCTCCAAGCACCAGGTCGAGCTCAAGCCTCCAGCATGCTGCAAGCTACTCAACGTTAATGGTGCCAGCTAATTTCTTTTGGACTCTTTTGTACAGCAGACCTCATTCATTGGTAACATTTGTATTTAGTCGTTAAGTGCTATTTTGGAGTTGTACTCAATGATGACCAATGTTTGTATGGCTAACGTGATAACTTATATCACTCTGATTGTTTGGATTTAGTCGTGAATGAATACGGTTTGTTGGCCTACTGTTGATGTACTGAACTTACATCTAAATAGCAGTCGAatgcatatttatttttttttaatttttttgaaattatcTCGATGGATGGTTGGTAAAAAAAACATTTAACATCAAACTATCTGTCGGAAAAACATGTTAAATGCGGAGAGTCTGTCAGTAAAAACGTTTACCGACGGGACTTGCACTGACGGGATTTGTCCGTCGATATACCTTTATACCGATTGACTGTCCGTTGGTATATCGACTTATACCGACAGTCTATCCATTGCTGTTGCGGGGTTGTGGTGTAGTGTCCTCTCACACGATTAAAGACTGgcggaagaggttcaacgccaagtggccatagcaataaGCCAGTAACAGCAAGCGCAAGCGGTGTCTCCAGAGCCTAATTCCGCAGCTGATCGTGtatctcagcggaaaagcagctgcgcttccataGACGTCCCCATCGAGACAACGGGAATCTAGCCCGCGgttgaagcgacggccccgTAGCGATTTCTAGTGGATGAGATCCCCAGCGAACACCTTGCGAACTACAGACTGCCATCAAGAACTTAACATTCACAGTTGCGTACAGTACCGCCAtaccaacccaaccaggcgacgtgtaccacgggtaGCAAATTCCGACAGGATACGCTAGAGTTGGCATGGAGTAGGTGTGcgagggttgggagacgcttgaacttgatattcctggaggcaacggggagaggacactagcagaggCCATttatggctacatcctatgggataagcgctacattgtcctaaagtcggatgatcgaacaccaagaccggcatctcagcatgcctctccaaggtcgtcatctccgcaaaactccccaagggcagcattGTCTCCTCAAGGTTCACCGGAACATTCTctatcaccatcatctcatgcgccgatgaacactcaagcatcactgtcgcctccatggtcacctcctccgtcgccggcaaagaagcagaaacagccGCCGGTAAAGAAGATAgttgcaccggctaaggagcctccaaagaagaaggaacagAAGAAAAAAACCAAGGAgactcctattaaaccctgggacatgagtctTGAAGAATGTGACCAGATAACTGCTGAAAGgattaaagagcacttcaaacCGAAGCTGAAAAAGCAGCAGGAGAAAGTAATAAATCCggaacaactgaaatttttattggaatgtgcgaagcaaataagagaaaatttatTCCGAAAGAACCGCCCTCACACTACGACCGCCAAATTATGAAGAGTTACGCGAAGAAGCATAAACAATCACGGTCGTCGTCATCCGACGTTCCACaactcggagcccaaaagaaccAAACAGTAGAGCCTCTCATTGTGGAACAGACGACGAAACAATAAGACTTgattacatttttgaaagaatcaaacctcaCAGCGGCTCAAGTTGCAGGGGGAGAGGATATTCCAAAAGCCCAAGTGATCGCCAGATGACAGTTTCAGTTGGGCACATCTCTTGTCCTCCCCCCCGAAGTCGTGTCTTTGATGCCAAAGAAAATGCGAAGGCTACACAACCGATACATGATGTTGATGTCCCAGTGCGTCTTCATGAGTGACGCgaagattaaagatgatgaCTTGCTTCGGGGCGAGGCTATCATATGATTAATTGGGAAGAAGTTTACCAACTATACCATCAGGATGCCCTCGACATCTCtttggtcggcttgtgggttctgtaagtggGGTTCGTTATATTTTAATCGTTACGTATTGTATTGCATGACCTCAAGCAGCTGatcctttgttttgttttgtacaATGTAGAATGAAGATTCAAAATTGCAGGAGGAAAGGGTACTCCGACCTCAGCTTCATGGACCCAACTACTTGTAATTGTAGGCTTCTACGAGACAACCCCGacgagatattccaaaacttgtacAAGTACTTCGCCGTCCAGCACGACAAGTTCaagatattgtttccttacaactttgcgtgggTGTTTTCTACCGGCTAACTCTTTCTAATTTTGTATAATTGAATTCTTTAAACCCTACCATGCACttcctccgtataatcttgcagtgatcACTGGATACTACTAGTCATAATTCCCGAGTTCAGCTTAGTGattgttatggactcattgaggcgAGATCCACAACAATACAAAGACCATACAGACATGTTGAAAAGGTAATTCTAGCATTACTCACTTTCAAATAATTCTTTACTTCATTCTAATTGTTCTCAATCATGCACAGTGTTTGGAAAAAAATCGTACAAAATCATAAAGGTAATTACAGCCAGACATTAAAAATTAAGACAGATTTTTCGGTACGTACTCGAATATTCTTTGCTCGTTTAAAGATCTTTTAGTATATATTCATATAGATACCTGATAATTTAttttctcttaaagtgtatgaggcaggcACAAGGAACCAATTTATGTGCATACTTGTCAATGTACAAGCAAGGAACCAAAGATCTTTTAGTATATATTCATATAGAACATGCACAAGCAAGTTGGTCCTCGGAAGTGCTTAGCAGAATGGCAGTAAGAAGTAAGTAGAAAACTTGTCaatgtttcaacttttattGTAAAAAGTCATATTAAATATTACCACTTTTCCATAGGCCGAGAAGATGCGCAATGAACTTATACGAGAGGAAATAATTCTGGCGGTTCAAGAAGTCTTGTGCGGATTTATTAATGATGAGGTCCTCGACGTAAATGGCGAATTCCACTACGACGGCGAGTCGTACATCACCAATAAAAGCAAATATGATAACATTTTGTAAAACTTGTGAggcattttgtgaatttgtaaTTAAGAATATATGTaaatatatgtgtatatgtCAATGCATTTCTATTTATGTGTATGCATATATTTGTGAATTACTTTATATATGCAAATTATTTGGGACCAATATGATGCAGattaatatatatttacatTTGTTAGTGTAATTGAAATGAAAGTATAACTGAAAtgaaagtataattgaaatgaaaaagaaatgaggattgggaaaaaaaatggacctttggtcccggttggtaacaccaaccgggacaaaagggtgcgtcatccacgtggcgctggcagccccttttatcccggttggtgtgccagacccgggacaaaagtgcATCCCCTTTTGTCCTGGCCTGGCGGTCTCGGTTGGGAACAGGGACAACAGGGGTTTCTCAACCGGGACAAATTtgatgttctgtagtagtgatgtcgggcacacggcaaaatactGTGTGCTGGACAGAAAAACTCACGGCAAATATAAAGCGCACGGCAAACTCGTTGAATCCCATAGTAAACTTTAGGTCCTGTTTGGCATAGCTTTCTGGAACAGCTTCACCAACAACTATACCAAAGAGGCATTTTACAAACGGCTTCATGCATGAAGAACCTTGTGAAGCTGGAAACGGCTCACACTACGCAGGAGGAGCAAAAAATATTAGGTTTACCTCTTCTATCCACACATGAAGAACAGAATAAGCTATTTCGTTGTTGGTGTGGCTACACGGCTCGCTCGGTCAAGCTCGGAGGGCTCGCTCTCCATTGACGCCGCACGACCTACTCCACGCACCCACGCTCCGTGTCAGGCGCGCTCCACAACGCCCGCTCTGTGCCGACCGTGCCCATTGCACCCACACCGCACATGGCCGCGCCCACCCACGCATGCCGCACCTATACTGGCTCAAATAGCCCTGTTGTACAACTATAAAATCCATTCTTTGTGATAAATACAATTATTGAGGTTGATCCGATCTCCTCTCTATATGGTATCAGTTACCTATTGATCCTAAATTCTAGCTCCCGCTCCCACTCCTCTCTGTGTACTGCGCCGCCATGGCGTCTCCGGCGAACTCCTCCAGCTCTTTTGCTTCTTTCGAGCTCTTCCTCAATGCTCCTCAGCCCGCTGCTGCCACTGTTGTGCAGCAGGTAAACATCCGCTCACATGTTCCCGTCCTCCTCGACCTACGGTCGGCGAACTATGCGCAGTGGTGATGCCTCTTTGAGTCTGTCCTCGGGAAATTCGGCCTCGATGACTTCGTCCGCTCGGCACCGCCCATCGCTCAGCGCGACGCCAAATGGTGGCAGATCGACCAGACAGTCGTCAACTGGATCTACACCACCGTCAACAAGAGCGTCTTCGACATCATCCACAAGTCGCGTCTCTCCGCGTTCGTCCTCTTGGGCGACATCGAGGGGCTCTTCCGCAACAACGAGATGCCCCGCGCCGTCTACCTCGAGGCCGAGCTGCACTCCGTCACGTAGGGCGACACCAGCATTGACGAGTACTGCACCACCCTCAAGCGCATTGCCAACAAGCTCTGCAACATTGGACAACCCGTCTCAGAACCGAGCCAAGTGCTTAATCTCCTCCGCGGGTTCAATCCCAAGTACCGCCACATCAAGCTGGTGATCACCTCCGATCCAAGCGCCCGCCCCACACCTTCTAGAGCACGCGCTCGTTCTTGGCACTCGAGGAGCTCCAGATGTAGCACGACGAAAAGATGGTAGCCGACCAGGCATTGCTAGCCGCCCACGGCGGCCACGCCGCGAGCATGGCCTCCATGCCCTCCGGCGGTGGCTCCGGCTCCAGCTCATGCTCTAGGCAGAAGTCCAAGCCCAAGTTCAAGCGAAAGTCCTGCGGTGGTGGCGGCAACTCCAGCGCGTCCTAgcaatagcagcagcagccccaCGGGCAGTTCCCCAATGCGCCCTGGCAGGCTGGGTACAACCCATGGACCGGCCTCGTCCAGGCCTGGCCCATGCCGTTTCGTGCCCCGACTGCGGGCGTTCTGGGACCGCATCCCCCGTTCCAGCCTTAGCAGGCCATGATGGCCCAGCAGGCGTTCCAGGTGCCGTTGTACCAGCTCCCCGCACCGGCATACCCATCAGCGTCGTCAGACTCCTCCAACAACGGTGCATCGCCCTAGAACACGAACGCCCTGTACACCACACTCAACTCGGCCGGCGTCGCCACCGCTCCGCCGAGCGCTAGTGATTGGTATCTTGACACTGGTGCCTCCGCGCATATGACGTCCAACGCTGGTGATCTTACTCACTCCCGTCCCCTTCAGCTCTCCAATTTCATCACCGTCGGCAATGGTGCCCAGCTCCCGGTGTGGTTCAAATGAGCACAACAAAGCAACTTATAGTGCTGATGTAGATGTTGCGTCATTATCAACAAAGAAAACTGCATAAAAAAAGAGAGTAGGTACATATTTTAAAAATGCTAAACAACTAAGAATTTCATAAGGTTATAAAAATATTAATTTATTTTTATGAAACTGTTGGTCAGGAAACAAAGAGGATTTCTACAAAGAGTAAAACAAAGAAGCAGAAGATAACTGAAAAAGATGCAAGTGAAATTGAATATATCATGAGCAATGTAGTTTGATTATCtgcatatgattttttttctttcaattagttGGTACAATCTCATTGCTCAAAACTTTGTATACTTTAATTAAACTTGTGCTTGTGGTCATCAGTTTACTAATATATGATTGATATATGCTTGTACATGTACATCACTATATCAGCATTATGAACATCTTATAGTTATTTGATTTCAACTGAAAGTTACACTATTTACCTTACATAATTACAGAACTACAATTAACTTGTAATGTGGAAACTGTAATAACGACAAATCCTAAGGAGTAGAAGGGGGGAGGGCCAAAGCAGTAATAATCAAACAgaccagtaaaaaaaaagagagaattgACAACATACCTGGAATATGTAGGATGGGGAACAAAAGAAAATAAGGCCCATAAACCAATAAGACATTGTAGAAACAACCAAAATTGGCCCAATTTATAAGCCATAAATAACTGATTGGGccattacccccccccccccccccgccccccccaaCTCATCCGAAGCATGGGATGTCAAACTTAATT is drawn from Panicum virgatum strain AP13 chromosome 1N, P.virgatum_v5, whole genome shotgun sequence and contains these coding sequences:
- the LOC120655220 gene encoding uncharacterized protein LOC120655220 — translated: MKIQNCRRKGYSDLSFMDPTTCNCRLLRDNPDEIFQNLYKYFAVQHDKFKILFPYNFADHWILLVIIPEFSLVIVMDSLRRDPQQYKDHTDMLKSVWKKIVQNHKGNYSQTLKIKTDFSCMRQAQGTNLCAYLSMYKQGTKDLLVYIHIEHAQASWSSEVLSRMAVRSREDAQ